Genomic window (Mycolicibacterium smegmatis):
AGCGAGCAGCTCGAGGCGCCGGATGTCCCTGACGTACTGCCGTCGATCGGTGCGGTGCTGATCTCCGTCGTACTCCACAGCGACCATCCACTCCTCCCAACCCATGTCGAGATAGGCCAGCGGTGTACCGTCATCCGCCAACACCGGGATCTGGGTGGTGGGCTTGGGAAGCCCGTCACGGACGATGAGCAGACGCAGCCAGGTTTCTTTCGGGGATTGTGCGCCGGCATCAACCAATGGCAGCGTCGCCTCCAGCCGACGCAGACCGCGTGCGCCGCGATGGCGGTTGGCGAGATCCGCGATGTCGGCGACCGTGCACCCCGTGGCTCGGAGCAGCGCGTCGAGGTGGGCGACTCCGCGATTCGTCGGCGAACGGCGTCCGATGTCGAAAGCTGTTCTGGCAGAAGATGTCAGCAGCATCCCGCCGATGACGACCGTCTCGCCAGGGAGCAGGGTGTCGCGTCGGGTCGTGATGCCACGCGGTTGGCGCGGGTTGTCGTGGATGAGGTCAATGGGAATTGACGGGTCGATCCATTTGGCGCCGTGCAATGCCGCAGCGGCGGGCCCGGCGATGACAGCGCGGCGGCCGGACCACAGCCACGCGCCGACGGTCCGCTGCTCAAGTGTCGGCTCGGAGGTCTTGGGCACATACACATTGGGATACAGCGTTCTGAATCGCGTGCGCAGTTGATGGCGGTTCAATGTGCCGTCGGCAAGGGCTTCACTGCCGAGGAATGGTGCGGTCATGGCCGCAGAATTGCAGCGCTTGCCGACACATCGCTGCGCGCGTGAGTGATTTATCCACAGCTCGGACGTTCATCCACAGGTGCACTATCTGTCGAGTGTGCGTGTGGGGCGGGCTTGGGCGTGTTTTTCCGCCGTGGGTGCACGGTCGACATATGGGTGGGCTGGGCGTCGCATCGAGTGTGCGTGTGGGGCGGGCTTGGGCGTGATTTTCCGCCTTGGGCGCACGGTCGACGTGTGGGTGGGCCGAGCATCGCATCGAGCGTGCGTGTGGGGCGGGCTTGGGCGTGTTTTTCCGCCATGAAAGCACGGTCGACGTGTGGGTTGAGCTAGAACGTGCTCATCGGCCGCACGCTGTTGGCCAGGTCGACCAGCGCGTAGCGGTGCGACTGCGTGGGAGCGATGCGGGCCAGTGCGCGCAGCGATGCCTCGACGCCGAGCTTGAGACCGTGCTCGGTGAACGGGAATCCCAGAATGTGGTTGCTGCTCGCGGTGTTGTCGGCGAGCCAGTCGAGCGCGGTTCCCAGCACCAGCGCGCGGATCTGCAACACGCGGGGTTCGGAGTCTGGCAGGGCCTCGACGCGGCGTGCGGCGTCGCGGATGTGCTGCTCGGTGATCTCACTGGTCGACCGGCCCGACAGCAGTGTCACCGCGCTGGTGAGCCGGGCAGTGGTGAAATGCCTTGAGGTGGGCGGAACTTCGTCGAGCGTCTGCACGGCCATATCGCGTTCACCGGCGACCGATTGCGCGCGGGCCAGGCCGAACCCGGCGGAGATCACGCCGTTGTCGGTGCTCCACACGGTCTTGTAGAACTTCAACTCGTCGGCCGTGCCCGCCAACTCCGCGGTCGCGGCGAGTGCGAGCTTGGGCGCCAGCTCACCGGGCAGCGTGTCCAGCACTTCGGTGAAATGCTTTGTCGCCGAATCGTAATCGGCCGAGAGCATCTCGGAGACGGCCTTGAACCAGACCAGCCGCCAGCGCCAACCGACGCGCGCCGCGAGATCCTCGAGCTTGCGGGTGGCCTTGGCGACATCACCGAGATCGAGCAGCGCCCGGACCTCCATGAGCGGAAGCTCGACCGACTCGTTGAGGTCGATGCCCTCGGTGTCGAGCGCACCGTGACGCGCCGCACGCAGCTGGTCCAGCGTGTGGACGGGCTCGCTGAGCACGCTGGCCACCAGCATCGGCGCGCCGACGTCGGTGCGGTCGACCAGCGGCACCGGCAGCGCCCGCACGATCTCCTGCGCGGTCAGCTTCTCCGAGTGCACCTGCCCGTCAACGTAAACGTCGGTGTGCGCCACCAGCAGGTCCACTCCGAACGTCGAGCGTGATGGGCTGAACACCGTCGACAGGCCGGGCCGCGGAACCCCGGTGTCGGTCGCGACCACCTCGCGCAGCACACCGAGAAGCTGCGACGACATCTCCTCGGCGCTGGTGAAGCGTCGCCGCGGATCCGGGTCGATCGCGCGACGCAGCAACCGGTGGTACGAGTCGTAGGTCTCCAGCACAGGATCGTCGGACGGCAGGCCGTCGACGTAGCGTCCACGTCGGGTCCGCAGCGACAGCGTCAAGGCGGCCAGTGTGCGGCCCACGGTGTAGATGTCGGTGGCCACCGTCGGGCCGGTGCGCACGATCTCGGGAGCCTGGTAACCCGGTGTGCCGTAGAGGTATCCGTAGGAGTTCAGGCGCGACACCGCACCGAGGTCGATCAGCTTGAGCTGTTCCTCGGTGATCATGATGTTCTCGGGCTTGAGGTCGTTGTAGGCCAGGCCGATCGAATGCAGATAGCCCAGCGCAGGCAGGATCTCGAGCATGTAGCCGATCGCCTCGGCCACCGGGAGCTTGGCGCCCCTGGCTTGTTTGAGCGACGTGCCGCCGACGTACTCCATCACGATGTAGCCGACGGGGTTGCCGTGCTTGTCCTCGTGCTCGACGAAGTTGTAGATCTTGACGATTCCCGGGTGCGTCACCTCGGCGAGGAACTGCCGTTCGGCCATGGCGATGGCCTGCGCCTCGGCGTCACCGGAATGCACCAGGCCCTTGAGCACCACCGGGCGGTCGTTGACGTTCTTGTCGAACGCCAGGTACACCCAGCCCAGGCCGCCGTGCGCGATGCAACCCTTGATCTCGTACTGGTCGGCCACGATGTCGCCCGGGGACAGTTGCGGCAGGAACGAATACGGGCTGCCGCAGTGCGGGCACCAGCCCTCGGACAGGGCGCGGCCGTCTGGCGTCGACCGTCCGACGGGCTTGCCGCAGTTCCAGCAGAACCGTTTCGACTCGGCCACAACCGGATTGGTCATCAACGCGGTGAGCGGGTCGCGTTCAGGGACACGCGGGATCTCCACCAGCCCGCCGCCGAGGCGCCGCATCGGGGACAACGCGCGCGTGGCCATGGTGACCTGGTCGTAGGCCTCGGTGACCACCGTGCCGCGCGATGTGCCGTCGGTGTCGTCGAACTCGGGCCGGTACACGGCCTGCGTCGCCATGGGCCGCATGGTCGACGCCGAGTCCATGTCGAGGTCTTCCAGGCTCGCCGGTTGTGTGCCCGGCCCGCTGTCGACGTAAGCGTCGTCGGCGTCTGGGAGATCAGGGTTCTCGGGTGAAGTCATCAGTCGACGTACCTCGCCACGGGAGGTGCCGGCGCCGGGCCCAGCACCGTCAACCACTTGCGGTAGAGGGTGTACCACGTGCCGTCACGGCGGATGCGCTCCAACGTCCCGTTCACCACGCGCACCAGGCCGGTGTTCTCCAGGTTCACCCCGATGCCGTAGGGCTCCTGGCTCAGGCTGGGCCCGACGATGTGCAGGTACGGGTCCTGGGCCACCAGGCCGGCGAGGATCGAGTCGTCGGTGCTGACCGCATCGGCCTGCCGCTGCTGCAGCGCCACAAGGCAATCGGCCCACGTCACCACCGACACGATGATGGGCGAGGGGCTGATCTGCTGGATCCGCTGCAGCGAGGTGGTGCCGTCGACGACGCACACGCGCCGGCCCGAGAGATCCGAGGCCTGCGAGATGTTCGAGTCACGCGAGGCCAGGATCCGCTGGTTGGCCATCAGGTACACCGTGGAGAAGTTCACCAGCTTCTTGCGCTCGCATGTGATGGTCATGGTCTTGACGACGATGTCCACCTGGTTGTTGCGCAGCGCGGTGATCCGGTCGGCCGACGACAGGATGCGGTACTCGACCTTCGACGGCGTGCCGAAGATGTCCCTGGACACCTCGCCGGCGATGTCGACGTCGAACCCGGTGATCTGTCCGGTGATCGGATCGCGGAACGAGAACAGGTTGCTGCCGATGTCCAGGCCGACGATCAACCGGCCCCGCGCGCGGATGTTGGCGACGGCCGCCTCGGCCTCTTCCTTGTTGCTGAACGGGCGCAGACTCGCGGTGCGGTTGCAGTCGTCGTTGTCGATCTCCGGAAGCCGCACGGGCTGCGGCGGGATCTCTTCCATGCCAGCGGGCGTCGGTGGTGCGAGCGTCAACGACGGCAGGTTCAGCGCCGGCGCGGCCTGACTGCACCCGACCAGGCTCATCGCGGTCAGGGTGCTCACGAGCAGCATCAGAAGGCGCCTCATCGGTGGTCTCT
Coding sequences:
- a CDS encoding endonuclease domain-containing protein, encoding MTAPFLGSEALADGTLNRHQLRTRFRTLYPNVYVPKTSEPTLEQRTVGAWLWSGRRAVIAGPAAAALHGAKWIDPSIPIDLIHDNPRQPRGITTRRDTLLPGETVVIGGMLLTSSARTAFDIGRRSPTNRGVAHLDALLRATGCTVADIADLANRHRGARGLRRLEATLPLVDAGAQSPKETWLRLLIVRDGLPKPTTQIPVLADDGTPLAYLDMGWEEWMVAVEYDGDQHRTDRRQYVRDIRRLELLAELGWIVIRVVAEDGTAEILRRIRTALTARQSSVRSRRKAS
- a CDS encoding glutamate ABC transporter substrate-binding protein; protein product: MRRLLMLLVSTLTAMSLVGCSQAAPALNLPSLTLAPPTPAGMEEIPPQPVRLPEIDNDDCNRTASLRPFSNKEEAEAAVANIRARGRLIVGLDIGSNLFSFRDPITGQITGFDVDIAGEVSRDIFGTPSKVEYRILSSADRITALRNNQVDIVVKTMTITCERKKLVNFSTVYLMANQRILASRDSNISQASDLSGRRVCVVDGTTSLQRIQQISPSPIIVSVVTWADCLVALQQRQADAVSTDDSILAGLVAQDPYLHIVGPSLSQEPYGIGVNLENTGLVRVVNGTLERIRRDGTWYTLYRKWLTVLGPAPAPPVARYVD
- a CDS encoding serine/threonine-protein kinase PknG yields the protein MTSPENPDLPDADDAYVDSGPGTQPASLEDLDMDSASTMRPMATQAVYRPEFDDTDGTSRGTVVTEAYDQVTMATRALSPMRRLGGGLVEIPRVPERDPLTALMTNPVVAESKRFCWNCGKPVGRSTPDGRALSEGWCPHCGSPYSFLPQLSPGDIVADQYEIKGCIAHGGLGWVYLAFDKNVNDRPVVLKGLVHSGDAEAQAIAMAERQFLAEVTHPGIVKIYNFVEHEDKHGNPVGYIVMEYVGGTSLKQARGAKLPVAEAIGYMLEILPALGYLHSIGLAYNDLKPENIMITEEQLKLIDLGAVSRLNSYGYLYGTPGYQAPEIVRTGPTVATDIYTVGRTLAALTLSLRTRRGRYVDGLPSDDPVLETYDSYHRLLRRAIDPDPRRRFTSAEEMSSQLLGVLREVVATDTGVPRPGLSTVFSPSRSTFGVDLLVAHTDVYVDGQVHSEKLTAQEIVRALPVPLVDRTDVGAPMLVASVLSEPVHTLDQLRAARHGALDTEGIDLNESVELPLMEVRALLDLGDVAKATRKLEDLAARVGWRWRLVWFKAVSEMLSADYDSATKHFTEVLDTLPGELAPKLALAATAELAGTADELKFYKTVWSTDNGVISAGFGLARAQSVAGERDMAVQTLDEVPPTSRHFTTARLTSAVTLLSGRSTSEITEQHIRDAARRVEALPDSEPRVLQIRALVLGTALDWLADNTASSNHILGFPFTEHGLKLGVEASLRALARIAPTQSHRYALVDLANSVRPMSTF